A single region of the Gossypium arboreum isolate Shixiya-1 chromosome 12, ASM2569848v2, whole genome shotgun sequence genome encodes:
- the LOC108479488 gene encoding ras-related protein RABA2a — translation MARRPDEEYDYLFKVVLIGDSGVGKSNLLSRFTRNEFCLESKSTIGVEFATRTLQVEGRTVKAQIWDTAGQERYRAITSAYYRGALGALLVYDVTKPTTFENVSRWLKELRDHADSNIVIMMIGNKTDLKHLRAVATEDGQSYAEKEGLSFIETSALEAINVEKAFQTILSEIYRKISKKSLSSDEPAPASIKEGKTIDVGAPEANTKKACCSSS, via the exons ATGGCGAGGAGACCGGACGAGGAATACGATTACTTGTTTAAGGTAGTACTAATCGGCGATTCTGGCGTTGGAAAATCTAATTTGCTTTCTCGATTTACTCGGAACGAGTTTTGCTTAGAATCTAAATCTACCATCGGCGTCGAATTCGCCACCCGCACTCTCCAA GTTGAAGGGAGGACTGTGAAAGCTCAGATATGGGACACTGCTGGTCAGGAACGGTACAGAGCAATAACCAGTGCTTACTATAGAGGTGCTCTTGGAGCTCTTCTGGTGTACGATGTTACCAAGCCAACGACTTTTGAAAATGTGAGCCGATGGCTGAAAGAACTCAGGGACCATGCGGATTCTAACATTGTAAttatgatgattgggaacaagaCTGATCTGAAGCATCTCCGAGCAGTTGCCACAGAGGATGGTCAAAGCTATGCCGAGAAAGAAGGCCTTTCATTTATTGAGACATCTGCACTAGAAGCAATAAATGTTGAGAAGGCTTTCCAGACCATTCTCTCTGAAATATACCGCAAAATTAGTAAGAAGTCACTTTCTTCAGATGAGCCAGCACCAGCAAGTATTAAAGAAGGGAAGACCATTGATGTTGGAGCACCCGAAGCCAACACCAAAAAGGCTTGCTGTTCATCATCTTGA
- the LOC108479489 gene encoding ras-related protein RABD1-like, which yields MSNEYDYLFKLLLIGDSSVGKSCLLLRFADDSYVDSYISTIGVDFKIRTVELDGKTIKLQIWDTAGQERFRTITSSYYRGAHGIIVVYDVTEMESFNNVKQWLNEIDRYANDSVCKLLVGNKCDLVENKVVDTQTAKAFADEIGIPFLETSAKVSINVEQAFLTMAAEIKKKMGNQPTGNKSAGTVQMKGQPIEQKNNCCG from the exons ATGAGTAACGAATA TGATTATCTGTTCAAGCTTCTGCTTATCGGCGATTCCTCCGTCGGAAAATCCTGCTTGCTTCTCAGATTTGCt GATGATTCTTACGTGGATAGCTACATCAGTACCATCGGTGTTGATTTC AAAATCAGAACAGTGGAGTTGGATGGCAAGACAATCAAGCTGCAAATT TGGGATACTGCTGGACAGGAGCGTTTTCGGACTATTACTAGCAGCTACTACCGAGGAGCTCATGGGATAATA GTCGTCTATGATGTTACCGAGATGGAGAGCTTCAACAATGTCAAGCAGTGGTTGAACGAGATTGACAGATATGCTAATGACAGTGTATGTAAGCTTCTGGTTGGGAACAAATGTGATTTAGTTGAGAACAAGGTTGTCGACACGCAGACAGCGAag GCATTTGCAGATGAAATTGGGATTCCTTTCCTGGAGACAAGTGCTAAAGTTTCAATCAATGTAGAGCAGGCTTTCTTAACCATGGCTGCCGAGATTAAGAAAAA AATGGGTAACCAGCCAACTGGGAACAAGTCTGCCGGAACTGTTCAAATGAAGGGACAACCGATCGAACAGAAGAACAATTGCTGTGGCTAG
- the LOC108478489 gene encoding probable serine/threonine-protein kinase At1g09600 isoform X1, protein MGCICWKGNRSTKYFENNRHKKGKAHKDSTKTAKRFPVFSKKDNAVSQAASSSDDEEKKTVLSVVERPKKTPSHSQSLSTEARVRSGHNQMRISRIMDVTGGEKGAQVVAGWPSWLAAVAGEAINGWIPRTAESFEKLEKIGQGTYSSVYKARDLESNKIVALKKVRFANMDPESVRFMSREIILLRRLDHTNVMKLEGLISSRVSGSLYLIFEYMEHDLAGLVATPGIKFTEAQIKCYMQQLLRGLDHCHSRGVLHRDIKGANLLIDYNGNLKIGDFGLATLFRPNQKQTLTSRVVTLWYRPPELLLGSTDYGVAVDLWSSGCILAELFAGKPIMPGRTEVEQMHKIFKLCGSPSEEYWKRSKLPHATIFKPQHPYKRCVSETFKDFPANVLALLEVLLAIEPECRGTASSALESEFFTTNPLPCGPSNLPKYPPSKEFDVKLRDDESRRQRAVGGKLRRHDSVRKVSRAVPVPELNAELRASIKKRQGHFNAKSVSGVSYPQKDGSAGFLIEPPKGTARAVYSRSGQSLPPANFGSSPSMKGNEIESVKASAQAFGSPRNTEEPRTQTANAHRGAMELSRFSNSVAASGSSQFDMTKENTINPHWPEGCLGNRCNHLDNSGSSKEWEWSHQLRGRPKVSLVMDELLSSKESTVAYVPPNNRIHYSGPLMLPGENLDEMLKEHERQIQDAVRKARLDKTEGGEQSAN, encoded by the exons ATGGGTTGCATTTGCTGGAAAGGAAATCGATCAACTAAATATTTCGAAAATAACCGTCACAAAAAAGGCAAGGCCCACAAAGACTCAACAAAAACAGCAAAAAGGTTTCCTGTTTTCTCTAAGAAGGACAATGCAGTTTCTCAGGCTGCATCCTCTTCTGATGATGAGGAAAAGAAGACTGTATTGTCTGTTGTTGAGAGGCCTAAAAAGACCCCATCCCACTCGCAAAGCCTGTCAACCGAGGCTCGGGTCAGGAGTGGACATAACCAGATGAGGATTTCCAGGATCATGGATGTCACTGGTGGTGAGAAAGGTGCACAGGTGGTTGCTGGCTGGCCTTCTTGGCTTGCAGCTGTAGCTGGAGAAGCCATCAATGGGTGGATACCTCGAACGGCTGAGTCGTTTGAAAAGTTGGAAAAG ATCGGTCAAGGTACTTATAGCAGTGTGTACAAAGCTCGCGACCTTGAATCAAACAAGATAGTTGCCTTGAAGAAAGTGCGGTTTGCTAATATGGACCCTGAAAGTGTTCGCTTCATGTCGAGAGAAATTATTCTTTTACGTAGGCTTGATCACACTAATGTCATGAAGCTTGAAGGTCTAATTAGTTCTAGGGTGTCTGGAAGTTTATATCTTATATTTGAATACATGGAGCATGATCTTGCAGGGCTTGTGGCAACACCTGGGATCAAGTTCACTGAGGCTCAG ATCAAGTGTTATATGCAACAGCTGCTTCGTGGTCTTGACCATTGCCATAGTCGAGGTGTTTTGCACCGTGACATCAAGGGCGCAAATCTCTTGATAGATTATAATGGCAACCTCAAGATTGGTGATTTTGGACTGGCAACACTATTCCGTCCCAACCAGAAGCAGACTTTAACAAGTCGTGTAGTAACTTTATGGTACCGCCCTCCTGAGCTTTTGCTCGGTTCTACAGACTATGGAGTTGCTGTTGACCTGTGGAGTTCTGGTTGCATTCTTGCTGAATTATTTGCTGGAAAGCCTATCATGCCTGGAAGAACTGAG GTTGAGCAGATGCATAAGATCTTCAAACTTTGTGGATCACCTTCCGAAGAGTATTGGAAGAGATCAAAATTGCCTCATGCAACTATTTTCAAACCTCAGCATCCTTATAAACGTTGTGTTTCTGAGACATTCAAGGACTTCCCTGCCAATGTGTTGGCCCTTTTAGAGGTTCTTCTTGCAATAGAACCCGAGTGTCGTGGAACTGCTTCTTCAGCACTTGAGAGTGAG TTCTTTACAACAAATCCTCTTCCCTGCGGTCCATCTAATTTGCCTAAGTACCCACCTAGTAAGGAGTTTGATGTCAAGCTTCGAGATGATGAATCCAGAAG GCAAAGAGCAGTTGGTGGGAAACTGCGTAGGCATGATTCAGTTAGAAAGGTTTCTAGAGCTGTTCCAGTCCCAGAGCTAAATGCTGAGTTACGAGCATCCATAAAG AAGCGGCAAGGACATTTCAATGCTAAAAGTGTGAGTGGAGTAAGCTATCCTCAAAAGGATGGGAGTGCCGGCTTCCTTATTGAACCTCCAAAAGGAACGGCAAGAGCTGTATACTCTCGTTCTGGCCAATCATTGCCCCCTGCCAACTTTGGGTCTTCACCGAGTATGAAGGGAAATGAGATTGAGTCTGTGAAGGCTTCTGCTCAAGCATTTGGCTCTCCAAGGAATACTGAAGAGCCGAGAACTCAGACAGCAAATGCACATCGTGGAGCAATGGAATTGTCTAGATTTTCTAACTCGGTTGCAGCTAGTGGCAGTTCACAGTTTGATATGACCAAAGAAAATACTATAAATCCACATTGGCCAGAGGGGTGTCTTGGCAACAGATGTAACCATCTGGATAATTCTGGCTCCTCCAAAGAGTGGGAATGGTCACATCAATTACGTGGTAGGCCAAAAGTTTCACTTGTAATGGATGAACTATTGTCTTCCAAGGAATCAACTGTG GCTTATGTTCCCCCGAACAACCGAATCCATTATTCTGGACCGTTGATGCTTCCTGGAGAAAACCTTGACGAAATGCTCAAAGAGCACGAGAGACAGATCCAAGATGCTGTCCGCAAAGCTCGTTTAGACAAGACAG AAGGTGGTGAGCAGAGTGCCAATTGA
- the LOC108478489 gene encoding probable serine/threonine-protein kinase At1g09600 isoform X2, producing MGCICWKGNRSTKYFENNRHKKGKAHKDSTKTAKRFPVFSKKDNAVSQAASSSDDEEKKTVLSVVERPKKTPSHSQSLSTEARVRSGHNQMRISRIMDVTGGEKGAQVVAGWPSWLAAVAGEAINGWIPRTAESFEKLEKIGQGTYSSVYKARDLESNKIVALKKVRFANMDPESVRFMSREIILLRRLDHTNVMKLEGLISSRVSGSLYLIFEYMEHDLAGLVATPGIKFTEAQIKCYMQQLLRGLDHCHSRGVLHRDIKGANLLIDYNGNLKIGDFGLATLFRPNQKQTLTSRVVTLWYRPPELLLGSTDYGVAVDLWSSGCILAELFAGKPIMPGRTEVEQMHKIFKLCGSPSEEYWKRSKLPHATIFKPQHPYKRCVSETFKDFPANVLALLEVLLAIEPECRGTASSALESEFFTTNPLPCGPSNLPKYPPSKEFDVKLRDDESRRQRAVGGKLRRHDSVRKVSRAVPVPELNAELRASIKKRQGHFNAKSVSGVSYPQKDGSAGFLIEPPKGTARAVYSRSGQSLPPANFGSSPSMKGNEIESVKASAQAFGSPRNTEEPRTQTANAHRGAMELSRFSNSVAASGSSQFDMTKENTINPHWPEGCLGNRCNHLDNSGSSKEWEWSHQLRGRPKVSLVMDELLSSKESTVAYVPPNNRIHYSGPLMLPGENLDEMLKEHERQIQDAVRKARLDKTGGEQSAN from the exons ATGGGTTGCATTTGCTGGAAAGGAAATCGATCAACTAAATATTTCGAAAATAACCGTCACAAAAAAGGCAAGGCCCACAAAGACTCAACAAAAACAGCAAAAAGGTTTCCTGTTTTCTCTAAGAAGGACAATGCAGTTTCTCAGGCTGCATCCTCTTCTGATGATGAGGAAAAGAAGACTGTATTGTCTGTTGTTGAGAGGCCTAAAAAGACCCCATCCCACTCGCAAAGCCTGTCAACCGAGGCTCGGGTCAGGAGTGGACATAACCAGATGAGGATTTCCAGGATCATGGATGTCACTGGTGGTGAGAAAGGTGCACAGGTGGTTGCTGGCTGGCCTTCTTGGCTTGCAGCTGTAGCTGGAGAAGCCATCAATGGGTGGATACCTCGAACGGCTGAGTCGTTTGAAAAGTTGGAAAAG ATCGGTCAAGGTACTTATAGCAGTGTGTACAAAGCTCGCGACCTTGAATCAAACAAGATAGTTGCCTTGAAGAAAGTGCGGTTTGCTAATATGGACCCTGAAAGTGTTCGCTTCATGTCGAGAGAAATTATTCTTTTACGTAGGCTTGATCACACTAATGTCATGAAGCTTGAAGGTCTAATTAGTTCTAGGGTGTCTGGAAGTTTATATCTTATATTTGAATACATGGAGCATGATCTTGCAGGGCTTGTGGCAACACCTGGGATCAAGTTCACTGAGGCTCAG ATCAAGTGTTATATGCAACAGCTGCTTCGTGGTCTTGACCATTGCCATAGTCGAGGTGTTTTGCACCGTGACATCAAGGGCGCAAATCTCTTGATAGATTATAATGGCAACCTCAAGATTGGTGATTTTGGACTGGCAACACTATTCCGTCCCAACCAGAAGCAGACTTTAACAAGTCGTGTAGTAACTTTATGGTACCGCCCTCCTGAGCTTTTGCTCGGTTCTACAGACTATGGAGTTGCTGTTGACCTGTGGAGTTCTGGTTGCATTCTTGCTGAATTATTTGCTGGAAAGCCTATCATGCCTGGAAGAACTGAG GTTGAGCAGATGCATAAGATCTTCAAACTTTGTGGATCACCTTCCGAAGAGTATTGGAAGAGATCAAAATTGCCTCATGCAACTATTTTCAAACCTCAGCATCCTTATAAACGTTGTGTTTCTGAGACATTCAAGGACTTCCCTGCCAATGTGTTGGCCCTTTTAGAGGTTCTTCTTGCAATAGAACCCGAGTGTCGTGGAACTGCTTCTTCAGCACTTGAGAGTGAG TTCTTTACAACAAATCCTCTTCCCTGCGGTCCATCTAATTTGCCTAAGTACCCACCTAGTAAGGAGTTTGATGTCAAGCTTCGAGATGATGAATCCAGAAG GCAAAGAGCAGTTGGTGGGAAACTGCGTAGGCATGATTCAGTTAGAAAGGTTTCTAGAGCTGTTCCAGTCCCAGAGCTAAATGCTGAGTTACGAGCATCCATAAAG AAGCGGCAAGGACATTTCAATGCTAAAAGTGTGAGTGGAGTAAGCTATCCTCAAAAGGATGGGAGTGCCGGCTTCCTTATTGAACCTCCAAAAGGAACGGCAAGAGCTGTATACTCTCGTTCTGGCCAATCATTGCCCCCTGCCAACTTTGGGTCTTCACCGAGTATGAAGGGAAATGAGATTGAGTCTGTGAAGGCTTCTGCTCAAGCATTTGGCTCTCCAAGGAATACTGAAGAGCCGAGAACTCAGACAGCAAATGCACATCGTGGAGCAATGGAATTGTCTAGATTTTCTAACTCGGTTGCAGCTAGTGGCAGTTCACAGTTTGATATGACCAAAGAAAATACTATAAATCCACATTGGCCAGAGGGGTGTCTTGGCAACAGATGTAACCATCTGGATAATTCTGGCTCCTCCAAAGAGTGGGAATGGTCACATCAATTACGTGGTAGGCCAAAAGTTTCACTTGTAATGGATGAACTATTGTCTTCCAAGGAATCAACTGTG GCTTATGTTCCCCCGAACAACCGAATCCATTATTCTGGACCGTTGATGCTTCCTGGAGAAAACCTTGACGAAATGCTCAAAGAGCACGAGAGACAGATCCAAGATGCTGTCCGCAAAGCTCGTTTAGACAAGACAG GTGGTGAGCAGAGTGCCAATTGA